Within Chitinivibrionales bacterium, the genomic segment AACTCTATACAATAAGTATATTTCACTTGATAATAAGGATGTAAATAACTTATAATTAACTCTCTTGCGTTGAAAATCCTTAGGCAGGAAAATTTAACATTTCTATCTTCGTAATTATATAGAAAAATTTATAATTTTCCCACAAAAGGGCTGGAATAAACGGGGACATGATGTTTTCTGAAGACTCTTCACCAGTCCGAGGCGGGTGCTTTGTCCACACACGAATTAAGCGACCGACCCTTGCTCTTTTGTTTATCGCGGCATTAGTTACCCTCTGTTTCGGCGAAACCGAAGAGTACGTTCTTCAGCCCGGCGACGTCATTTCAATTTCGGTGGTGGAGCACCCGGAATTTTCCGGCAGGCACAAGATCCGCCCGGATGGCAGAATAAACTATCCTGTGATCGGCGAACTCGACGTGGCCACCCTTACCTGCGCCCAACTCGTGAAAATCATGCAGGGCAAATTGTCGTCCTACGTCAACAATCCCGTTGTCTCAGTGTCCATCGAGGAATATTATTCGAACAAAATCTATATCATCGGCGCCGTGCGCCAGCCGGGCCAATATCAAATTTACGAGCCGATCGATATCCTCAAGGCCGTCGCAATGTGCGGGGGGCTGCAAAACCTGCGGATCAAAACTATCCGCATCATCCGGGCCGACGGTTCTATTGTTACGGTGGAAACAAAGACGCTGTGGGGCGGCGAGGGCAAGCGAGACACCAAAAAATATGTGCTCTACCCAGGCGACACCATGTATGTGCCGGAAAGCTTCGAAATCCCGTGGGCGCTCATCACCACGGTGCTTACAGTCATCATTCTCTCCATGGAAATAGTTATTTATTCGCAGTACATGGCCAAATAAACCCGCACCATTCCCTCCCCGCTCCTGCGCGTCCAGCCGCGGCGTCTTGACAAAAGGACATCGGCGCTATGGGATACCTCAAATTCTGGAAGCTCAAGGAAAAACCGTTTGAGGAGCTCTGCAACACGCGGTTCTTTTTCGAAAGCGACGACCACCGCGAAGCGCTCGACCGGATGCTGTACGTGGTCAACGACCGCAACATGAACATGGGCCTGCTCACCGGCGAGGTGGGCTGCGGCAAGACCATCACGAAAAGCGTGTTCGAAAGCTCACTCCCCAAGCAGCATTTCGAGGTGATCGGGTTCGAGAATTCGAATTTCACCTTTCTCGACATCCTTTACGATATCGTGACCCGCACCACGTTCCGCGAGGCGCGGCTCGATCTTTCGAGCGAGGAGGCCCAGGCGACTAGGGACGACAAGTACCTGCTGATGGCCCTGTTCAAAAAGAAGCTGGAAAAGCTCGCCTACGAGGAGAAGCGCCACCTCGTGCTCATCTTCGACGAGGCCCAGCAGATGGCCAACGAGGTCCTCGACGAGGTGAAAAACCTCACAAACATCACCTCACAAACGCAGAATTACCTCACCATTTTCTTCGTGGGCCAGCCCGAGATGCGGGAGAAAATCCGCGCCTTGCGGCAGGTGGACCAGCGCATCTTCCTGCGCTTCCACCTCAACACCCTCGACTACAACAACACCACGAAATACGTCCTCCACCGTCTGCGCATCGCCGGCCCGGAAAATCTCGGGATCTTCGCGGCACCCGCGCTCGAGATGATTTTCAGGGCCACCGGCGGCGTTCCGCGCGAGATCAACCGGCTCTGCAAGCTCGCGCTCAATTACGGCTTTGCGCAGGAGCTCCCGGAAATCCGCGGTGAAGACATCGGACTCATCCTTGACGACATGCGAAAGCACGGCTGATGAAAGACCAAGGCAAAAAAAAATTCCGGTTGGGCGACATCATCCAGAAGCTCAATGAGAGCAGGGCGTCGTCCGACGAATCCGTTGCCAACGAGCCCGACCCGGCCCAGCCGCCGCCCGAACCCCCGTCACGCCCCCCGTATAGCTTTACATCCGCCCGCGGCGGGGAAATGGAACCGCAGGGACAGGCGCATGACCAGCTCGGACCGGGACCCAAAGTTCCGCCCGGCGCGACCGTGCCGGCCCGCGCCACCGGCGCCGGCGCTGATTTTTCCCCCGGACCCGCCGCCGGACGCGACCCGAAGGCTGAATCCGACGAAGATTCCGAATTCGACATCATGCGCTACCTGGGCGTTCTGGTGCGCAGGAAAAACATCATCATCGCCGTCGCCGCAGCCGCGGTGCTGGTTTCCCTGTTCACCTATTTCCACGCCGTGAGGTATTATCCCGCCCACGCCCGCATGCTGTTCTCGCCCGGCTACCAGGAAGTCATGGTCGGCGACATGGGCTCATGGGCGTCGTGGACCCGGGACGAGCAGCGGTTCAACACGCACCTCGAGCTGCTCAAGTCCCAGGTGGTGCTCAAGCGCGTCTCCGAATCGCTCGGCAACAAGATCACGCCCGAAGAAATCCTGCCGCTGCTCACCGTCACCCGCGGCCAGAGCAACGGCGAGAAAACCGACATCGTCGACATCGTGTTCAAGCACAAAGACCCAAGGATGGCCCAGACGGTGGCCAACCAGATCTGCCGTGAATACACCGAGTACATGAAAGAAGTGACCGTACAGGACCTCACGAGGCTCATCGTCAACCTCGAGGACCAGATCGGGAAGATGCAGGTGGATCTGGACAAAAAGGAAAACTCCCTGCGCGAGTTCAAGGAGAACAACCGCACGGTGCAGCTGTCCACCGAAACGAACATCACCATCTCCAAGCTGTCGGAGATGGAGCTGGCCAAGCAGAAGACCGAGCTTGACATGCTGGAAAGCCGGGAGCGGCTCACGGGGCTGCGGCAGGAGATCAACCAGCAGGACATCAACGTGATCCAGTCGATGACCTACAACAACCCGTTCCAGGCGCGGCTCGCCGAGCTCGAGCTCGAGCTCAACGCCGCCTCCGCCGAATACAGCCCCGAGCACTTCAAGGTCAAGATGATCAAGGGGCAGATCGAAAAGATACAGGCGGCGATGAAGAGCGACATCACGCAGGAGGCGGCATCGCGCACCCTCATCAAGAACCCGATCCGCGAGTCGCTCCTCCAGGAGGTGGTCAACCTCTCAATAGAAAAGAGCGCGAACGAGGCCAGGCGCGCCGCCCAGGAGCAGCTCATCAAGCAGCTCGACGGGGACCTCCTCAAGCTCCCCGCGGTCGAACTCCAGTTCGCGCAATTGACAAGAGAGACCGAGTCGCTCGTGAACGTGCTCAAGCTCCTCAAGACGCGGTACGAAGAGGCGAAAATAAAGCGCGACTCGCAGGAATCCGACCTCAAAATCCTGGAACCGGCGCCGCTCCCCGAGGCCACCGTTTCCAGCACGAACATCGGCAAGATGCTCATGGGCATCCTCATCGGGCTCCTGCTCGGCGTCGCGCTCGCGTTTCTCGTCGAGTTCCTCGACCAGTCGATCAAGGACCCGCAGAACGCCGAACGCGCGCTCGAGGTGCCGCTGCTCGGCATCGTGCCCACCATCGAGCTGGAAAACGCGGTCATCGACAGTTCGGTCGCCAAATGGAAAACCATTCTCGAGCCGTTCCGTGCCCTGCGGGCCACGCTCAAGCACCTCGCGGAGACCCGGCGGATAAAAACGTTCATCGTCTGCAGCGCGGTGAAGGGCGAGGGCAAGACCACGCTCGCCGCCAACCTTTCCATCACCTTCGCGCTCGACGGAAAAAAAGTGATCCTCGTTGACGGCGACCTGCGCCGCGCCCAGATGCACACCCTGT encodes:
- a CDS encoding AAA family ATPase, producing the protein MGYLKFWKLKEKPFEELCNTRFFFESDDHREALDRMLYVVNDRNMNMGLLTGEVGCGKTITKSVFESSLPKQHFEVIGFENSNFTFLDILYDIVTRTTFREARLDLSSEEAQATRDDKYLLMALFKKKLEKLAYEEKRHLVLIFDEAQQMANEVLDEVKNLTNITSQTQNYLTIFFVGQPEMREKIRALRQVDQRIFLRFHLNTLDYNNTTKYVLHRLRIAGPENLGIFAAPALEMIFRATGGVPREINRLCKLALNYGFAQELPEIRGEDIGLILDDMRKHG
- a CDS encoding polysaccharide biosynthesis tyrosine autokinase, with the translated sequence MKDQGKKKFRLGDIIQKLNESRASSDESVANEPDPAQPPPEPPSRPPYSFTSARGGEMEPQGQAHDQLGPGPKVPPGATVPARATGAGADFSPGPAAGRDPKAESDEDSEFDIMRYLGVLVRRKNIIIAVAAAAVLVSLFTYFHAVRYYPAHARMLFSPGYQEVMVGDMGSWASWTRDEQRFNTHLELLKSQVVLKRVSESLGNKITPEEILPLLTVTRGQSNGEKTDIVDIVFKHKDPRMAQTVANQICREYTEYMKEVTVQDLTRLIVNLEDQIGKMQVDLDKKENSLREFKENNRTVQLSTETNITISKLSEMELAKQKTELDMLESRERLTGLRQEINQQDINVIQSMTYNNPFQARLAELELELNAASAEYSPEHFKVKMIKGQIEKIQAAMKSDITQEAASRTLIKNPIRESLLQEVVNLSIEKSANEARRAAQEQLIKQLDGDLLKLPAVELQFAQLTRETESLVNVLKLLKTRYEEAKIKRDSQESDLKILEPAPLPEATVSSTNIGKMLMGILIGLLLGVALAFLVEFLDQSIKDPQNAERALEVPLLGIVPTIELENAVIDSSVAKWKTILEPFRALRATLKHLAETRRIKTFIVCSAVKGEGKTTLAANLSITFALDGKKVILVDGDLRRAQMHTLFNLPKKNGLSDFLLGTSGVEGIIKKTVHDNLSVITAGEHPQNPAELIGGARFEQLVAALRSMADFVIFDSPALLPVSDGLSMAPKVDACIMVVRALWTPVKAAQQAKNQLKRIGCSVAGAVLNGISHSRGYYPYYYGYYRYYAYKYTYEDDHEEGKRKLSVREMGLAFESKLKGAMQTLVYSAPHYTAMSLSFAKHLLRRKTFWILLALLFCAPFVPAALKFFGVGTAGGKISYIGNKEPIRFLGPRAGSSLEALAPGQKAPPSDSAAARIVQAVSADAAPLAGLSDSLRQWQRALNEKNLTRFLSFYDTARFKYPGGGFTEWEYEKSGLFRQDGTAPVLAIDSIWPEPVAMPFYETDCAATVAMGADSTHRVYSIIWQFVSGQWRIVREKYRE
- a CDS encoding polysaccharide biosynthesis/export family protein, coding for MMFSEDSSPVRGGCFVHTRIKRPTLALLFIAALVTLCFGETEEYVLQPGDVISISVVEHPEFSGRHKIRPDGRINYPVIGELDVATLTCAQLVKIMQGKLSSYVNNPVVSVSIEEYYSNKIYIIGAVRQPGQYQIYEPIDILKAVAMCGGLQNLRIKTIRIIRADGSIVTVETKTLWGGEGKRDTKKYVLYPGDTMYVPESFEIPWALITTVLTVIILSMEIVIYSQYMAK